In Blautia wexlerae DSM 19850, a single window of DNA contains:
- a CDS encoding substrate-binding domain-containing protein gives MNKKLVSAILCGAMVLAAATPVMADGGVADGKKIALVGKSAGNAFFEIAANSFKETVEAEGGSVDVVYPEAATADAQIKVLDNLISQKPDAICISANDVNALQAKLEEAMDAGIKVSSFDSAPNKDSRQVFVNQAGTKQVGQALLDAVLDISGGEGQWAVLSATSQAANQNAWIDAMKSIMEGDDKYSKLELVEVAYGDDEPQKSTDQTAALLEKYPDLKVICAPTTVGIAAAAKYLQDNGSACKLTGLGLPSEMQEYTGDDDAHSCPYFYLWDMQGLGKLSAYATAALINGDITGALDETFTAGDLGDYTITEADDGGTEIVLGEPLQFNTENIEEMAKLY, from the coding sequence ATGAACAAAAAATTAGTAAGCGCAATTCTTTGTGGAGCAATGGTTCTCGCAGCAGCTACACCTGTAATGGCAGACGGTGGAGTAGCAGACGGCAAAAAAATCGCACTGGTTGGTAAATCAGCAGGTAATGCATTCTTTGAGATCGCAGCAAATTCTTTCAAAGAAACTGTAGAAGCAGAAGGCGGTTCTGTAGATGTTGTTTATCCGGAAGCTGCAACAGCTGATGCTCAGATCAAAGTTCTGGATAACCTGATCTCTCAGAAACCTGATGCAATTTGTATCTCTGCAAATGATGTTAATGCTCTTCAGGCTAAACTGGAAGAAGCTATGGACGCTGGAATTAAAGTATCCTCTTTTGACTCTGCACCAAATAAAGACAGCCGTCAGGTATTTGTAAACCAGGCTGGTACAAAACAGGTTGGACAGGCTCTTCTGGATGCAGTTCTTGATATCTCCGGCGGAGAAGGACAGTGGGCAGTTCTTTCTGCTACTTCCCAGGCTGCTAACCAGAATGCATGGATTGATGCAATGAAATCCATTATGGAAGGCGATGACAAATACAGCAAACTGGAACTTGTAGAGGTTGCTTATGGTGATGACGAACCTCAGAAATCCACAGATCAGACAGCAGCTCTTCTTGAGAAATATCCGGATCTGAAAGTTATCTGTGCACCTACAACAGTTGGTATTGCAGCAGCAGCTAAATATCTTCAGGATAATGGTTCCGCCTGCAAACTGACAGGACTTGGACTTCCTTCTGAAATGCAGGAGTACACAGGTGATGACGATGCTCATTCCTGCCCATACTTCTATCTGTGGGATATGCAGGGCCTTGGTAAACTCAGCGCATATGCAACAGCAGCTCTGATCAACGGCGACATCACAGGTGCACTGGATGAGACATTCACAGCTGGTGACCTTGGTGATTATACAATCACAGAAGCTGATGACGGTGGCACAGAGATCGTTCTTGGCGAGCCATTACAGTTCAACACAGAAAACATCGAAGAGATGGCTAAACTGTACTAA
- a CDS encoding ABC transporter permease → MAGKSGRSINNVPESPIKHMIFSWEGILVILFIMVNIFCKGFSEYYNLENLLRQMPVYLAEVFLMIPMAYILVLGEIDISVGATVCLSATLSCIMCNTGAPFIVVILTALIVGTVCGAVNGFILTQFEELPPMIVTLATQIIFRGIAEIVLGSGGSISASNTDGFRLIGGKVGKVPYILFLVLILAVIFAVILGKSTFGRRVYAIGTNRLTAYYSGIHVKKIRFIIYTVMGTFCGLCALFLVASSYGANTTTGNGFEMDAIAMAVFGGISSTGGKGNLAGGLISAFIIVCLRVGLGQRNVHAQVILLIIGVLLICAVALPNIIENIKRAVKK, encoded by the coding sequence ATGGCTGGAAAATCTGGAAGAAGTATTAACAACGTGCCGGAAAGTCCGATCAAACATATGATATTCAGCTGGGAAGGCATCCTGGTAATCCTGTTTATCATGGTCAACATTTTCTGTAAAGGCTTTTCAGAATATTATAATTTAGAAAATCTGCTTCGTCAGATGCCGGTATATCTTGCTGAGGTATTTTTGATGATCCCTATGGCATATATCCTGGTACTGGGAGAGATTGATATTTCCGTAGGTGCAACCGTGTGTCTGTCTGCTACATTAAGCTGTATAATGTGTAATACAGGAGCACCATTTATTGTAGTAATTCTTACAGCACTGATCGTGGGAACTGTCTGCGGTGCAGTCAATGGTTTTATCCTTACACAGTTTGAGGAGCTGCCTCCAATGATCGTAACACTGGCAACACAGATTATTTTCCGTGGTATTGCCGAGATCGTACTGGGAAGTGGTGGAAGTATCTCAGCATCCAATACAGATGGCTTCCGTCTTATTGGTGGAAAAGTAGGAAAGGTGCCTTACATTCTGTTTCTGGTTCTGATTCTTGCAGTAATCTTTGCAGTGATCCTTGGAAAGTCCACTTTCGGACGCAGGGTATATGCAATTGGTACAAACCGCCTCACAGCATATTACTCAGGAATCCATGTAAAGAAGATTCGCTTTATTATCTACACAGTTATGGGAACCTTCTGTGGACTGTGCGCCCTGTTTCTGGTAGCATCATCCTATGGAGCTAACACTACCACAGGTAATGGATTTGAAATGGATGCTATTGCAATGGCAGTATTCGGAGGAATTTCTTCCACAGGTGGAAAAGGTAATCTGGCAGGCGGTCTGATTTCTGCATTTATCATCGTATGTCTGCGAGTTGGTCTTGGACAGAGAAACGTACATGCACAGGTAATCCTGCTTATCATCGGAGTACTTCTGATCTGTGCAGTAGCACTTCCAAATATCATTGAAAATATTAAGAGAGCAGTAAAAAAATAA